The following are from one region of the Oryzias melastigma strain HK-1 linkage group LG22, ASM292280v2, whole genome shotgun sequence genome:
- the foxa1 gene encoding hepatocyte nuclear factor 3-alpha yields the protein MLGTVKMEGHEAPDWTGYYSEEVYSPMGGAGMGSGLGMGSMSGYMSSSGTTPGSFNMSYSGSGLTHSPVGAMAGSAPAAMSGLGGGVASMGGALSPSSMSSVSGQQASMGLNPYGGMSPTMSPSMAYSGAGLNRARDNKTFRRSYPHAKPPYSYISLITMAIQQAPSKMLTLSEIYQWIMDLFPYYRQNQQRWQNSIRHSLSFNDCFVKVSRSPDKPGKGSYWTLHPDSGNMFENGCYLRRQKRFKCEKKMSGKADGRKEQGGASPAEDPVKPARLMDPSGASSSHAASPPGLDLRGVGADLKVTGSQLLSSLSLPPHSMAHEPPLHLKGDPHYSFNHPFSINNLMSSSEQQHKLELKAYEAQLYSSYGAAGAPGLGGRTMEPLEASYYQGVYPRPLLNSSS from the exons ATGCTGGGCACGGTGAAGATGGAAGGGCACGAGGCTCCGGACTGGACCGGCTACTACAGCGAAGAG GTTTACTCTCCAATGGGCGGCGCTGGGATGGGTTCTGGTCTCGGGATGGGCTCCATGTCCGGCTACATGTCCAGCAGCGGAACCACCCCCGGCTCCTTCAACATGTCCTACAGTGGTTCTGGACTGACCCACTCGCCGGTGGGGGCGATGGCGGGCTCGGCTCCGGCGGCCATGTCTGGTCtgggagggggcgtggcttccaTGGGCGGAGCGCTGAGCCCGTCCAGCATGAGCTCGGTGTCGGGCCAGCAGGCCTCCATGGGCCTGAACCCGTACGGCGGCATGAGCCCCACCATGAGCCCCAGCATGGCGTACAGCGGCGCCGGGCTGAACCGGGCCCGGGACAACAAAACCTTCAGGCGGAGCTACCCCCACGCCAAGCCGCCCTACTCCTACATCTCGCTCATCACCATGGCGATCCAGCAGGCCCCCAGCAAGATGCTGACCCTGAGCGAGATCTACCAGTGGATCATGGACCTGTTCCCGTACTACCGGCAGAACCAGCAGCGCTGGCAGAACTCCATCCGCCACTCACTGTCCTTCAACGACTGTTTCGTCAAGGTGTCGCGGTCCCCGGACAAACCCGGGAAGGGGTCCTACTGGACTCTGCACCCGGACTCGGGGAACATGTTCGAGAACGGCTGCTACCTGCGGCGCCAGAAGAGGTTCAAGTGCGAGAAGAAGATGTCGGGAAAGGCGGATGGCCGGAAGGAGCAGGGGGGGGCCTCGCCCGCCGAGGACCCCGTCAAACCCGCCAGACTCATGGACCCCTCCGGGGCCTCCTCCAGCCACGCCGCCTCCCCTCCCGGTCTGGACCTGAGGGGCGTGGGGGCGGACCTGAAGGTGACTGGCTCTCAGCTCCTGTCCTCGCTGTCCCTGCCCCCCCACTCCATGGCCCACGAGCCCCCCCTGCACCTGAAAGGGGACCCCCACTACTCGTTCAACCACCCCTTCTCCATAAACAACCTGATGTCGTCGTCGGAGCAGCAGCACAAGCTGGAGCTGAAGGCCTACGAGGCGCAGCTGTACTCGTCCTACGGCGCCGCGGGGGCGCCCGGGCTGGGGGGGAGGACCATGGAGCCCCTGGAGGCCTCCTACTACCAGGGGGTGTACCCCCGCCCGCTCCTCAACAGCTCCTCTTAG